AGGAGGGAATTTCATTGAAAGTCGTCATTTTAGCAGGCGGATTTGGAACAAGAATCAGTGAAGAAAGCTCTTTCATACCGAAACCGATGATAAAAATAGGTGAGAAACCAATTTTATGGCATATAATGAAATACTATTCATATTTTGGCTATAACGATTTTGTTATATGTTGTGGTTATAAACAAGAAGTTATTAAAAGCTTCTTTGCAAATTACTATTTACATATGTCGGATGTGACATTTGATTTCACAACTGGAAATAAGATGATTGTTCATAGAAACACATCAGATCCTTGGAAAATTACATTAATAGATACTGGTCTTTATACGATGACTGGTGGAAGAATTAATAGAGTGAGAGAATATGTAGGTAATCAAACCTTCATGCTTACTTATGGAGATGGTATTTCTAATGTTAATTTAAAGGAAATAGAAAAGTACCATAAATCACATGGAAAAATAGCCACAATAACTGCCGTTCAACCTGCTCCACGATTTGGAGTATTAGATATAGATGATGATGAAAAGGTTAATAACTTTAAAGAAAAACCAAAGGAAGGTGGTGGTTGGATAAATGCTGGATTTATGGTTTTAAATCCAGAGATCATGAACTATATTGAAGGAGATGTAACGACTTTTGAAAAAGATCCTTTAGAAACACTTGCTTTAGAAGGTCAACTTAAAGCATTTAAACATCACGGCTTTTGGCAATGTATAGATACTATTAATGATAAAGGTTTATTAGAAAAGTTATGGTTAAATAATCAGGCTCCTTGGAAACTGTGGGAATAATGATGTTCTAAAACTTTGATTTTCTAAAGAAAATAAATTGAAGTATACTTTGAAGAATAGTAAGTCGTTAAGGGATTTACTATTTTTGATTCCAATATGGATCGAAAATAGAAGAGGTGAAATCAATTTGAAATATCAATTTTTAAACATTGACCATGTACAATTAGCTGCTCCAAAAGACAGCGAGGAACAAGCAAGACATTTTTATAGTGACATCCTAGGGATGGAGGAAATACCAAAACCAGATATGTTAATAGGTAGAGGAGGCGTATGGTTCCAATGTGGTATTCACCAAGTTCATATTGGAATTCAAGAAGACTTTCAACCTGCTAAAAAAGCACACCCTGCTTTTGAAGTGAAACACGTTTTAGAATTAGGAGAGCATCTGAACAAACATGGATTAGAAGTGAAAGAAGATGATGCGTTAGAAGGGGTTAGACGTTTTTTTGTAAATGATCCTTTTGGTAATCGACTAGAGTTTCTGGAGAGGAACTAACATGATTCAGTCCCTCATATCAATCCATGCTTTCCTAAAATCATCATACCCTAATGCCTCAAATTCAGTATCTTGTATCGTATGGTTAAAGGTTCGGTGAATATGAGGGTGGTATAAATAGAGAATCAGATGCTGCTCTCTTAAATATTGTTCTATTTGATCCATCCAATACTCTCTCTTGTGATGTTCAGGTTCATATTTCATTTTAGATAAACAATCTTCAATATAAATTAAATGCTTTCTACTTATAAACCTTTGAAATAAATTAGTTTTGTTATAAAGTGCTTCTATGAAAGATAAATGATAATCATAAGAAGAAACTTCACTTGCAAAAAGTAGATCTGCTTCTTGATCCAATAATGGTGAATAAAAATCATCCATCTCAAACACTTTATATTGTAATTGAATACCTTCAGTGGCAGCTTCCTTTACAAACCATTCTGCTTTTTTTGCATCTATATGTTTCGTGTATACGGTGAGTGTCTCTCCTTGATATCCTGATTGTTCCACTAATGATTTTACAAGCTCTCTGACTTTTGGTTCAGTCTGTATTGAATTCCATGGGAAGTAACTTGATGCTTCTACTAAATGGTTGTATCCGTTATCTTTCCACATTTTTTTCATATCTAATAAGTGATAAAGTGCAGTTCTAAACGAATGATTGTGGACAATAGAAGGTTTGTTGAAATTAATAGCAAGAAATCGAACTCCATTGAGCTTATCTACTTTGTTAAAGGAAGTTTCATCTGTTAGTTCCCCTCTAATTTGTATAGTCATCACATCTTTTGTCTCATTAGAAATAAGATAAAATTCAATTTCATCAATAAATGGACGTTCTAAAAAGTACAAATCAAATGCTTCTAGTACAATCACATTTTCTGTACGTTTTTTTAACTGAAATGGTCCCGTTCCAATCCATTTGTTTTCATCAAATGGTTCATCCTTAGGTAGAATTGAAAGAGATGTTGCACTTACATAACGTAAAAATAATGGATTCGCTTGTGATAAGTGGAAACGGATGGTATAAGGGGATAAACATTCAATTTTTTCGATGTTCGCAAGCAGCCATTGTTTCGAGAAAGGTGAATCTTTAGAACGTTCAAAGGTATACTTTACATCTTCACTATTTAATGTTCGTTGATGATGGAAATGGACACCTTTTCTTAAATGAAATGTCCAAGTTTTATTGTCATCCTTTACATTCCAATGATGTGCTAAATGAGGTTGGATGGTTTCTGTTTTTTGATCAAACGTAACGAGAGTGCTTCCTAAATGTCGTATTAAATACTCTTCAAAGTTAATAGAGCATTGGAGTGGGTCTAATGTTACAATTCTTTTTAACATCATCAGTCGAAGTACATCTTTTGAATGATTAGATTGATAACCAAACTTTTTTTGTATTTCTTTTGTCAAATCCAGCACCCATGATTTTGGAATGGGTAGTTGTAATAATTGAAAGGCATCCTCTAAATGATCACGTTTGATGTTTTCGTTGATGATCATCTTTATTTCCTCTTGAAGAGGTTTTGTAAAAATAAGTTGAGATGGGTTCCCTCTTCCTTTTCCAGGTTTATATTCGTATTTTCCTTCGGTTTCAAATTTTCTTACTTTTATTTTTGCATTTTTTTTGTTGCAAAACCATATCTCCTCTAGTTCTTTCAATTTAAATGAAGCCGTATTGTTGATTTCTCTAGTATAAAAAAGAGCTCTCATTTGAAAATAGTCTAGATCTTTCATTCCGTATATATTCCTCCTATAAATAAAGGGGTTGCAATTGATTTAATTATACCCTTTTTAACCTCTTTTGTGTAATGCATAATGATGCATAACAATTCCATGCAATTTTTATTTTAAACATCAAGAAGTAACACATAGAGAAGAGGAGGAGTACAAATGAGATTTAAAGACTTTCATATTAATATTAAGATTAGGATTATAGAGACTTTTATTAGTAAATTTATAGGAAGTATGATTTTTCCTTTTATGGCAATTTATTTATCGAGTTATTATGGAGTGAAAACGGCGGGGATATTATTATTATTAAATGTATTGATGGGGATTGTAATCAACTTCTTTGGAGGATATTTTTCTGATAATTATGGGAGAAAGAAGCTGATCCTTTATGCAGAAGTGGGTCGGTTTATTGCATTTTTGATCATGATGTTATCTAATTCACCTTGGTTCGAATCCGTTTTTATCACGTTTTTAATGATGACTTTAAACACGATATTTATGGGGTTGTCAGGACCTGCAAATCAAGCGATGTTAATTGATGTAAGTAAACCAGAGCAAAGAAGAGTGATGTATTCCATCACATATTGGGCAAATAATCTATCGATAGCGTTTGGTGCAATGCTAGGTGCTCTATTTTTTGAACATTATTTATTCGAATTGTTAATCGGCCTTTCCGTGGGTGCTTTAGCAGTTGTCATCCTAGTGTTGTTTTTTATTGAAGAAAGTTACTTTCCTGTAAAAAAAGAAAATGCTTCATCCCATGTGACAGAAATGTTAAAAACCTATAGTCTCGTATTTAAAGATAAATTGTTTGTTCTATTTATGACCGCGGGTGTATTCATATTATCTATGGAAATTCAATTACCCAACTATATTGGTATTAGATTAAGTAAAGAAATGCTAACTCAGACCTTTTTGTTTTGGGAATTAGATGGTGTGAATATGGTGGGTTTTCTACTGACTGAGAACACAATTCTTGTCGTATTATTTCTTCTATTTACAACAAGTTTATTCAAACGATATTCAGATAAAAGTGTGCTTCTGTTAGGTTCTATCCTTTTTGTTATTGGATATGGTGTCGTATCTTATACGAATAACATTTGGTTTTTACTTGTTTTTATTGCTGTTGCCACATTAGGTGAAGTGGTGAAGTTACCTGTGCTACATTCCTATATGGCATCCATTCCACCTGAACATGCGAGAAGCTCTTATATGGCAGTCAATAATATGACGCTGAATCTTGCCCAAATCATTACCTCCATTTCTGTCACGATAAGTGCATTTTTATCCACATGGATAATGAGTATCTTTATTATAAGTATCGGTTTCATTGGCGTAGCCATCTATCATTTTATTTTTGCAGAACTTCAGACGAGAGTGGAGAAGGAGGAGAAAGTGAGTTCAGCTAATAAACAAAAACTAGCTTCATAAGGTTGTATAAGAGATAAATCTATTGTGTTGTTTTGAACATAAAATTTTTTAAGAGTGCAGTGTAATTTTTAATAAAATATGAGATAGTAGAAGAACAAAACACAGGATGAGTTCATCATCAATTTGGAGCAAGGAATGATAATAGAATGAGCATACTCGCAGTCGAGCATCTGCTAAAAACGTATGGAGAAAAAGTATTGTTTGATGATATTTCTTTTACAATATCTGAAAAGCAAAAAATAGGTTTAATTGGTGTCAATGGCACGGGTAAATCCACCTTATTAAGAGTGATTGCTGGCCTGGATTTAGTTGAAAAAGGGGAAATTATTCATGCA
The window above is part of the Chengkuizengella sp. SCS-71B genome. Proteins encoded here:
- the rfbF gene encoding glucose-1-phosphate cytidylyltransferase, producing MKVVILAGGFGTRISEESSFIPKPMIKIGEKPILWHIMKYYSYFGYNDFVICCGYKQEVIKSFFANYYLHMSDVTFDFTTGNKMIVHRNTSDPWKITLIDTGLYTMTGGRINRVREYVGNQTFMLTYGDGISNVNLKEIEKYHKSHGKIATITAVQPAPRFGVLDIDDDEKVNNFKEKPKEGGGWINAGFMVLNPEIMNYIEGDVTTFEKDPLETLALEGQLKAFKHHGFWQCIDTINDKGLLEKLWLNNQAPWKLWE
- a CDS encoding VOC family protein, whose amino-acid sequence is MKYQFLNIDHVQLAAPKDSEEQARHFYSDILGMEEIPKPDMLIGRGGVWFQCGIHQVHIGIQEDFQPAKKAHPAFEVKHVLELGEHLNKHGLEVKEDDALEGVRRFFVNDPFGNRLEFLERN
- a CDS encoding ABC transporter substrate-binding protein, producing the protein MKDLDYFQMRALFYTREINNTASFKLKELEEIWFCNKKNAKIKVRKFETEGKYEYKPGKGRGNPSQLIFTKPLQEEIKMIINENIKRDHLEDAFQLLQLPIPKSWVLDLTKEIQKKFGYQSNHSKDVLRLMMLKRIVTLDPLQCSINFEEYLIRHLGSTLVTFDQKTETIQPHLAHHWNVKDDNKTWTFHLRKGVHFHHQRTLNSEDVKYTFERSKDSPFSKQWLLANIEKIECLSPYTIRFHLSQANPLFLRYVSATSLSILPKDEPFDENKWIGTGPFQLKKRTENVIVLEAFDLYFLERPFIDEIEFYLISNETKDVMTIQIRGELTDETSFNKVDKLNGVRFLAINFNKPSIVHNHSFRTALYHLLDMKKMWKDNGYNHLVEASSYFPWNSIQTEPKVRELVKSLVEQSGYQGETLTVYTKHIDAKKAEWFVKEAATEGIQLQYKVFEMDDFYSPLLDQEADLLFASEVSSYDYHLSFIEALYNKTNLFQRFISRKHLIYIEDCLSKMKYEPEHHKREYWMDQIEQYLREQHLILYLYHPHIHRTFNHTIQDTEFEALGYDDFRKAWIDMRD
- a CDS encoding MFS transporter; protein product: MRFKDFHINIKIRIIETFISKFIGSMIFPFMAIYLSSYYGVKTAGILLLLNVLMGIVINFFGGYFSDNYGRKKLILYAEVGRFIAFLIMMLSNSPWFESVFITFLMMTLNTIFMGLSGPANQAMLIDVSKPEQRRVMYSITYWANNLSIAFGAMLGALFFEHYLFELLIGLSVGALAVVILVLFFIEESYFPVKKENASSHVTEMLKTYSLVFKDKLFVLFMTAGVFILSMEIQLPNYIGIRLSKEMLTQTFLFWELDGVNMVGFLLTENTILVVLFLLFTTSLFKRYSDKSVLLLGSILFVIGYGVVSYTNNIWFLLVFIAVATLGEVVKLPVLHSYMASIPPEHARSSYMAVNNMTLNLAQIITSISVTISAFLSTWIMSIFIISIGFIGVAIYHFIFAELQTRVEKEEKVSSANKQKLAS